A region of the Fibrobacter succinogenes genome:
AAAAAAATAGTTGCCGCGATAAGAACTATATGATACGCTATCTAATGATACATGAACGTATCATTACTAAAAAATCGCTTTAAAAATCAAAAAAAATTGCTGATTTTACCACAAAAATTGAGATTTTGTAATATTTATTCATTTTTTTGGATGATCGCGGAATTAGATTTATAGATGTCGGGTCGCATCAATGTCAACCGAAAACGAAAGGGAAGCGAATATGAAGCCCATTCTTGAATATTTGAACTATCGCCGCTACATGCACGATTTCTATGAGGAGCGGAAGAAGTCATCTGCGTTTTCGTGGAGGGAATTCGCCAAGCTGGCCGGATTCGTTTCGCCCACGTACCTGAAACTGGTATGCGACGGAAAGACAAACTTAAGCAAGCCCGGAATTCAAAAAGTCGCGAAGGCTATGGGCCTCGAGGGGTTTGAACGAACCTTCTTTGAACACCTGGTGCAGTTGGACCATGCGAAAAGCGATGCCGAGAAAAAGGCCGTGCTTGCGAAAATCTTGCAGTCGGCCAAGGAGAACAAGATGTTCGTCCTGAATGCGGACGGTTTCCGTTTCTGCGAACATCCGGTGTGCCCGATCGTGCGGGAACTTGCCCCGCTGATGCCCGGCGCACTTCCAAGCGAAATGGCCGCAAAAATCAATTACGAGGTCACGGCACTCGATGTCCGCGATACACTCCAGTTCCTAGTGAAGACGGGGCTTCTGAAGAAAACGGGAGAGAATTCCTACGAGCAGACTTCGAAGATGGTGAAGATTTCAAAAGACGCCCTGCCCCTGACAGTACGCTCCATGAACCGCGAAATGGGCCGTCTCGGCATTCTGTCGCTGGACAGCACAAACATTGACGAACGGAACATCTCGGGCCTCACCATGGGTGTCGACAAAATTACCTACCGCCGTATAGAACGCGAAGTGAACGAGTGCCGCCGCAAGGTGGCCGCCATCGCCGGCGAATGCAAAAATATTAACCAGGTCTACCGCCTGAATCTGCAACTTTTCCCGCTGACGAAGAAAGTCGATGAAATCTAGGGGGATGTATGAAAACGCTTAAAACTTTGAATAGCCTGACGCTTGCTGCATCGTTCCTTGCCGCCGCATTTTTCTGCGCCTGCTCCGAAACGAAGAACCCGCAGGATGCCGGCG
Encoded here:
- a CDS encoding TIGR02147 family protein, encoding MKPILEYLNYRRYMHDFYEERKKSSAFSWREFAKLAGFVSPTYLKLVCDGKTNLSKPGIQKVAKAMGLEGFERTFFEHLVQLDHAKSDAEKKAVLAKILQSAKENKMFVLNADGFRFCEHPVCPIVRELAPLMPGALPSEMAAKINYEVTALDVRDTLQFLVKTGLLKKTGENSYEQTSKMVKISKDALPLTVRSMNREMGRLGILSLDSTNIDERNISGLTMGVDKITYRRIEREVNECRRKVAAIAGECKNINQVYRLNLQLFPLTKKVDEI